The Streptomyces capitiformicae genome contains the following window.
TGTCGTACCGCTCGATGCCGAGCCGCTTCAACGGCGCTTGCTGCCGTACGACGGTGCCGTGCCCGCGCGATGAGGTGACGAGCCCTTCGGCCTCCAACGCCTTGTAGGCAGCGTGAACCGTGGACTTCGACCCCTCGCCGGCATCGACCAGGTCCCGGATGTGCGGGAGCTGCTGGCCGGGCGCGTACTCGCCGTTCCGGATGCGCTCGGCAAGCCGGTCCGCCAGCTCTCGCCATTTCGGCGCCATTCGAGCCTCCTCTCATCGCGACCAGTGAAACACAGTCCCAGGACTGTTGACAGTCCTGGGACTGTGAGTGCACAGTCTCACTAGCGGTCACGCAGTCCCAGGACTACGAGGGATTGTGCGGCCTGCCACGCCCTGAGGGCTCCGTGAAACGGGCTCGAAGGAAGCGAGGGCTCTTTGACAACTGCATGGGGATCACGCCGCCTCTCCTCGGCCAAGTAGGCGGCCACGCGGGCTCACGCCCTCGTGAGGTACAGCGCAACCCAGCCTCTCCGCAGTCCCTCGGGCACTGCGGCCGGTTGCCTCCGCTGCTCGTCTCGTCACGAGCAGCGCTGAGGGGAGCCGGATTCACCCGCTCCAACGGCGCGCGGCCCCGGTGCAGCGAACACCGGGACCGCTGTTCGGGCCGTTCCACCTGCTAGGGAGAACACGACCCATGATGCACATCGCTGCACTTCAGACGGCCGTTACCGCCATCGGCCCCGACCGCGAGCCCACGGCCGCGGAGCTGGACGCGATCGAGTACGAGATGCCGCTCATCCGGGCGGAAGTCGAGCTGCTGGACGCGCAGATCAGCACCCTGGACCGCACGCCGTCCGAGCTGGACCGGCGGCGCATCCGCCGGGCCCGCCGCCGGGTGCTCGCCGCGCGGCGGGCCGTGGCCAACCGCCGTGGCGCCATCGCTCCGGGGGTGGCCTGATGGCGGAGGAGTTCACGGCGCAGCTGTCGCTGCGCGACGGCCGGTGGCGCCTGTACGTGGTGCTGCTGAACACCACCGAGCGCTGGCCTGACCACCCGTTCGGCCACGCGGTGCCGACGTTCACGGAACGCACGGACGCGCTCAGCGTGCTCGGCTTCGAGCC
Protein-coding sequences here:
- a CDS encoding DUF6284 family protein encodes the protein MMHIAALQTAVTAIGPDREPTAAELDAIEYEMPLIRAEVELLDAQISTLDRTPSELDRRRIRRARRRVLAARRAVANRRGAIAPGVA
- a CDS encoding DUF6303 family protein; this translates as MAEEFTAQLSLRDGRWRLYVVLLNTTERWPDHPFGHAVPTFTERTDALSVLGFEPVPGAEWTWTEDSENPDDPASAVVLIAAVRVRSWAGAGA